The following are encoded in a window of Pseudalgibacter alginicilyticus genomic DNA:
- a CDS encoding rhomboid family intramembrane serine protease yields MDTKQHFKFTTGVLFYPVLFVLIIWLIFWFEVRFGYNFSKYGIYPQSLKGLRGIIFSPFVHGSITHIYHNTVPLFVLSMALFYFYRSIAWKILFLGILISGFLTWCIGRPSYHIGASGLIYVLVSFTFFKGVFAKHFRLIALSLLVVFLYGSMIWYTMPIEQGISWEGHLSGLITGFIFALFFRKSIAKPKKYRWEQPDYNEDDDPFLKHFDKDGNFIEIIEPEMEQEQPSVHYIYKKNNSKE; encoded by the coding sequence ATGGATACTAAACAACATTTTAAATTTACTACTGGAGTTCTTTTTTATCCCGTATTGTTTGTGCTAATAATATGGTTGATATTTTGGTTTGAAGTCCGTTTTGGTTATAATTTTAGTAAATATGGTATCTATCCACAAAGTTTAAAAGGTTTACGCGGCATTATTTTTAGTCCATTTGTTCATGGAAGTATAACACACATTTATCACAATACAGTGCCACTTTTTGTGCTTTCGATGGCGTTGTTTTATTTTTATCGATCTATTGCTTGGAAAATATTATTTCTTGGAATTTTAATTTCAGGTTTTTTAACTTGGTGTATTGGCAGACCATCTTATCATATTGGTGCAAGTGGCCTTATTTATGTACTGGTTAGTTTTACTTTTTTTAAGGGTGTTTTTGCAAAACACTTTAGGCTTATTGCTTTATCGTTATTAGTTGTTTTTCTTTATGGAAGTATGATTTGGTACACCATGCCCATTGAACAAGGTATTTCATGGGAAGGGCATTTATCAGGGTTAATAACAGGTTTTATTTTTGCTTTGTTTTTCAGAAAGTCGATAGCAAAACCTAAAAAGTATCGATGGGAACAGCCAGATTATAATGAGGATGACGATCCGTTTTTAAAACACTTTGATAAGGATGGTAATTTTATAGAAATTATAGAGCCAGAAATGGAACAAGAACAGCCTTCTGTGCATTACATTTATAAAAAAAATAACTCCAAAGAATAA
- a CDS encoding replication-associated recombination protein A, giving the protein MNEPLAERLRPKTLNDYVSQTHLVGPQGTLTLHIKHGLIPSMLFWGPPGTGKTTLANIIATESGRPFYTLSAINSGVKDIRDVIDKAKQSGGLFTTKNPILFIDEIHRFSKSQQDSLLQAVEKGWITLIGATTENPSFEVIPALLSRCQVYVLESFSRTDLETLLKRAIEKDEYISKKRITLKETSALLKLSGGDARKLLNIFELIVNSEISNHVSITNELVLQKVQNNTVHYDKTGEQHYDIISAFIKSIRGSDPNGAVYWLARMIEGGEDVKFIARRLLISASEDIGNANPTALVIANNTFQAVSTIGFPESRIILSQCATYLACSPKSNAAYAAIGKAQQLVRETGNLSVPLELRNAPTKLMKELGYGDNYKYAHNYENSFANQEFLPKEVSGTTLYEPGNNMREDAHRNFLKQRWKDKYGY; this is encoded by the coding sequence ATGAATGAGCCATTAGCAGAACGATTACGGCCTAAAACATTAAATGATTATGTGAGTCAGACTCATTTAGTAGGGCCACAAGGGACATTAACCCTTCATATTAAGCATGGTTTAATTCCATCAATGCTATTTTGGGGCCCTCCTGGCACTGGAAAAACAACACTTGCCAATATTATTGCTACCGAATCTGGCAGGCCATTTTACACCTTGAGTGCCATAAATTCTGGAGTTAAGGATATTAGAGACGTTATTGATAAAGCAAAACAAAGTGGCGGTTTATTTACGACTAAAAACCCCATTTTATTTATTGATGAAATTCATAGATTTAGTAAATCACAACAAGATTCGTTGCTTCAAGCTGTTGAAAAAGGATGGATTACGTTAATAGGTGCTACTACTGAAAACCCCAGTTTTGAGGTGATTCCCGCTCTACTTTCTCGCTGTCAAGTATACGTTTTAGAATCCTTTTCTAGGACGGATTTGGAAACGCTTTTAAAGCGCGCTATTGAAAAAGATGAATATATTTCAAAAAAAAGAATAACACTTAAAGAAACTTCTGCTTTATTGAAATTATCGGGTGGTGATGCTCGAAAGCTTTTAAATATTTTTGAATTAATTGTTAATTCAGAAATATCAAACCACGTTTCAATTACCAACGAACTGGTTTTACAAAAAGTTCAAAACAATACGGTACACTATGACAAAACAGGCGAACAACATTACGATATTATTTCGGCTTTCATAAAATCCATTCGCGGCAGCGATCCAAACGGCGCCGTTTATTGGTTAGCAAGGATGATAGAAGGTGGTGAGGATGTAAAATTTATTGCTAGACGTTTGCTTATTTCTGCAAGTGAAGATATTGGCAATGCCAATCCAACAGCCTTAGTGATTGCTAATAATACTTTTCAAGCAGTTTCTACAATTGGGTTTCCAGAATCTCGTATTATTTTAAGCCAATGTGCTACCTATCTAGCTTGTTCACCAAAAAGCAATGCCGCTTATGCTGCTATAGGAAAAGCACAACAATTAGTAAGAGAAACTGGTAATTTATCAGTGCCTTTAGAACTTAGAAATGCCCCCACTAAACTAATGAAAGAGTTGGGTTATGGCGATAATTATAAATACGCCCACAACTACGAAAACAGCTTTGCCAACCAAGAGTTTTTACCAAAAGAGGTGTCAGGAACAACCCTTTATGAACCAGGAAACAATATGCGCGAAGATGCCCATCGTAATTTTTTAAAACAACGTTGGAAAGATAAATATGGGTATTAA
- the rlmB gene encoding 23S rRNA (guanosine(2251)-2'-O)-methyltransferase RlmB, producing the protein MQEQTQIFGIRAILEAINAGETIDKVFLQKGLHGELFNELESLINKNAINKSYVPVEKLNRLTKGNHQGAVAQISPIAFHDIEILVTTIIESGKTPLFLLLDQLSDVRNFGAIIRTAECTGVNGIIVQKKGGAPVNGDTIKTSAGAVFKIPICKVDHIKDAVFYMQASGIKVIAATEKTNNLIYDISFKEPCAIIMGSEDRGINPSILKVADDKAKLPLLGDIESLNVSVACGAFLYEAVRQRLS; encoded by the coding sequence ATGCAAGAACAAACACAAATTTTTGGCATTAGAGCTATTTTAGAAGCTATTAATGCAGGTGAAACCATAGACAAGGTCTTTCTTCAAAAAGGACTACATGGCGAGCTTTTTAATGAGTTAGAATCTTTAATTAACAAAAATGCTATTAATAAATCGTATGTGCCAGTTGAAAAACTTAATCGACTGACTAAAGGTAATCATCAAGGTGCTGTGGCTCAAATATCACCGATAGCTTTTCATGACATAGAGATCCTTGTAACTACAATTATAGAATCTGGAAAAACGCCTTTATTTTTATTATTAGACCAATTAAGTGATGTTCGAAATTTTGGAGCTATTATCCGTACTGCTGAATGTACAGGAGTGAATGGTATTATTGTTCAGAAAAAAGGTGGAGCACCTGTTAATGGCGATACTATTAAAACAAGTGCTGGTGCTGTTTTTAAAATTCCTATTTGTAAAGTAGACCATATTAAAGACGCTGTATTTTACATGCAAGCATCAGGAATTAAAGTAATTGCCGCTACCGAAAAGACAAATAACCTCATATACGATATTTCATTTAAAGAGCCTTGCGCTATTATTATGGGTTCGGAAGATAGAGGTATCAACCCATCCATTTTAAAAGTGGCGGATGACAAAGCTAAACTACCATTACTTGGCGATATTGAATCGTTAAATGTATCTGTAGCTTGTGGAGCTTTTTTATATGAAGCGGTAAGACAACGACTATCTTAG